In a genomic window of Aeromicrobium panaciterrae:
- the nusA gene encoding transcription termination factor NusA yields MDIDMAALRALEHEKDISFEVVVEAIETALLSAYHKSPGSFPNARVELNRKTGHVIVWAKERLADDEPVEAEGDGPVERPEPNFTEEFEHTPDDFGRFAATIARQLIMQRIRDAEDEAKYGEFSGRVGDIVSGVIQQSRPGDVALDLGRIEAILVASERVPEEKYAHGERLKAYVYEVEKGLRGPRVKVSRTHPNLVKLLFALEAPEIADGSVEIVAIAREAGHRTKIAVRANVPGINAKGSCIGPMGSRVRNVMHELHGEKIDIVDYSDDPAEFIAHALSPSQVKGVTLVDPTTRSARVVVPDFQLSLAIGKEGQNARLAAKLTGWRIDIRSDTEVPATGDGTGTDGAAASRNG; encoded by the coding sequence ATGGACATCGACATGGCAGCCCTGAGAGCTCTCGAGCACGAGAAGGACATCTCGTTCGAGGTGGTCGTCGAGGCCATCGAGACCGCGCTCCTCTCGGCCTATCACAAGTCGCCGGGATCGTTCCCGAATGCGCGCGTTGAGCTCAACCGCAAGACCGGCCACGTCATCGTGTGGGCCAAGGAGCGCCTCGCCGACGACGAGCCCGTCGAGGCGGAGGGCGATGGGCCCGTTGAACGGCCCGAACCCAACTTCACTGAGGAGTTCGAGCACACTCCTGACGACTTCGGCCGCTTTGCCGCGACGATCGCGCGCCAGCTGATCATGCAGCGCATCCGCGACGCCGAGGACGAGGCGAAGTACGGCGAGTTCTCTGGCCGCGTCGGCGACATCGTCTCCGGTGTCATCCAGCAGAGCCGTCCGGGTGATGTTGCCCTCGATCTCGGTCGTATTGAGGCAATTCTCGTGGCGTCCGAGCGGGTGCCCGAGGAGAAGTACGCCCACGGCGAGCGCCTCAAGGCGTACGTGTACGAGGTCGAAAAGGGATTGCGGGGACCGCGCGTCAAGGTTTCGCGCACCCACCCCAACCTCGTGAAGCTTCTTTTCGCGCTTGAAGCGCCCGAAATCGCTGACGGATCGGTCGAAATCGTCGCGATTGCCCGCGAAGCAGGTCACCGCACCAAGATCGCCGTACGCGCCAATGTGCCGGGCATCAACGCCAAGGGTTCCTGCATCGGTCCCATGGGGTCACGCGTACGCAACGTCATGCACGAGCTGCACGGCGAAAAGATCGACATCGTCGATTACAGCGACGATCCCGCGGAATTCATCGCGCACGCACTGTCGCCCTCGCAGGTCAAGGGCGTCACGCTGGTCGACCCGACGACGCGCTCGGCGCGGGTTGTCGTACCCGATTTTCAGCTGTCGCTCGCGATCGGCAAGGAAGGTCAGAATGCGCGGCTCGCCGCCAAGCTGACCGGATGGCGCATCGACATCCGCTCCGACACCGAAGTCCCCGCCACGGGAGACGGCACGGGAACCGATGGCGCAGCCGCCTCGCGAAACGGGTAG
- the rimP gene encoding ribosome maturation factor RimP, which yields MTDRLETLVNDCVSALGLDVEAVELSSGGRRKVLRIALDVDGGIGIDHITDATRALSEALDSSDVMGAEPYTLEVTSRGVERPLTLPRHWRRNAGRLVRVTLEDDITLDGRIGDSDDTGVQLTTKKDTTRIAYDQIVTALVQTELNRKDA from the coding sequence ATGACTGACAGGCTTGAGACCCTCGTGAACGACTGTGTGTCCGCACTCGGCCTGGATGTTGAAGCCGTTGAGCTCAGCTCCGGCGGCCGACGCAAGGTCCTTCGTATCGCTCTGGATGTCGACGGTGGCATCGGGATCGACCACATCACCGACGCCACCCGCGCGCTGTCTGAGGCTCTCGACAGCTCCGATGTGATGGGTGCCGAGCCCTACACGCTCGAGGTGACCTCCCGCGGTGTCGAACGCCCGCTCACCTTGCCCCGCCATTGGCGACGCAACGCAGGGCGCCTCGTACGCGTGACGCTTGAGGACGACATCACCCTGGACGGTCGCATCGGAGACAGCGATGACACCGGAGTCCAGCTGACCACCAAGAAAGACACGACGCGGATCGCGTATGACCAGATCGTGACGGCGCTCGTACAGACCGAGCTGAACAGGAAGGACGCCTGA
- a CDS encoding YlxR family protein — MAQPPRETGRLTEVLRTCIGCRERADKTTLVRVVAAKESTTTVVTPDLSRSLPGRGAHLHPTARCLELATRRKAFGRALRVEGSLDLNALSAMISESPPAE, encoded by the coding sequence ATGGCGCAGCCGCCTCGCGAAACGGGTAGACTGACCGAGGTCCTTCGTACGTGCATCGGCTGCCGAGAGCGTGCGGACAAGACCACTCTGGTGCGAGTCGTCGCAGCTAAGGAGTCCACGACCACGGTCGTGACACCCGATCTGAGCCGATCGTTGCCGGGCCGCGGGGCGCATCTGCACCCAACGGCACGGTGCCTGGAGCTCGCGACACGACGCAAAGCGTTTGGTCGGGCCCTTCGAGTCGAAGGGTCGCTTGACCTGAATGCGCTGAGTGCCATGATCAGCGAATCACCACCTGCTGAATGA